One genomic region from Apodemus sylvaticus chromosome 1, mApoSyl1.1, whole genome shotgun sequence encodes:
- the LOC127673321 gene encoding 60S ribosomal protein L36-like, with translation MALRYPIAMASTKPQGEEEHQGTKAQPASGLLTKRTKFVRDAIQEVQGFAPQEQRALESLSVHRHAHTLVHQEEGGRAHLGHEKAGGAGNVLAAMRKAVAKED, from the coding sequence atggccctgCGCTACCCCATAGCCATGGCCTCAACAAAGCCACAAGGTGAAGAAGAACATCAGGGAACCAAGGCACAGCCGGCCTCGGGGCTCCTCACCAAGCGCACCAAGTTCGTGAGGGATGCGATCCAGGAGGTGCAGGGCTTCGCTCCCCAAGAGCAGCGCGCCCTGGAGTCGCTCAGTGTCCACAGACACGCGCACACTCTAGTTCATCAAGAAGAGGGTGGGCGCGCACATCTGGGCCACGAGAAAGCGGGAGGAGCTGGCAATGTCCTGGCAGCCATGAGGAAGGCAGTCGCCAAGGAAGATTGA